One window of Gloeothece citriformis PCC 7424 genomic DNA carries:
- a CDS encoding DUF6335 family protein: protein MDEQTIYNLSQDNLLKIEDDNLGDEALEQESDYIEEDGMTITANDLDANHYQAEVVGDEAIGGLAPTPEQNIVEDVATAVGVETDDNKPIRVRDNLNKRDDNRWELDPDSAEDH, encoded by the coding sequence ATGGATGAACAAACCATTTACAATCTGTCTCAAGATAATTTATTAAAAATTGAGGATGATAATCTTGGAGATGAGGCGCTTGAACAAGAATCAGACTATATTGAAGAAGACGGGATGACCATAACCGCCAATGATTTAGATGCGAATCATTATCAAGCAGAAGTTGTAGGAGACGAAGCCATCGGAGGTTTAGCCCCGACTCCCGAACAAAATATCGTTGAAGATGTAGCTACTGCTGTAGGAGTAGAAACCGATGATAATAAACCCATACGAGTAAGAGACAACCTGAATAAAAGAGATGATAATCGTTGGGAATTAGATCCAGATTCAGCCGAAGATCATTAA
- a CDS encoding DUF1097 domain-containing protein: MVLIKPYPNQEPLKTEGALTQESQINYSDDNQLFYSDWGEKLKTMYPKIILGFLMGICISLIAIILLTYYSPLIATLAGGGIGATLVGLGGAILMINPKTEENQQNLTNNLEENDHSFLSWIYPQEIEPKLRKTYLILIGLLLICFLIALIIHSSNNWLQDFSLDIASEIIGILLVIFAVDRVIDAEREKKDKKKERVAMQQIKQPILEHFSVLMETFNKIKTECNNSNLEDLSNIFDRLNNQELSDFSGSLKNQDHLLYSIENDNIDWLDYLSQECRTTQESLNRTVEKYSLFLQPRLLRTIEEFVNSPFLRLIVDYQDKLKSVDKLDKFTQNYQDLFENPDFILLLKQHLIKFFKLIKLFNKNID, encoded by the coding sequence ATGGTATTAATCAAGCCTTATCCCAATCAAGAGCCATTAAAAACGGAAGGAGCTTTAACCCAAGAATCTCAGATTAACTATTCCGATGATAATCAATTATTTTATTCCGATTGGGGAGAGAAGCTCAAAACCATGTATCCAAAAATAATTTTAGGGTTTTTAATGGGAATATGTATTAGCTTGATAGCTATTATTCTTTTAACCTATTACTCTCCCTTAATCGCTACTTTGGCGGGAGGAGGGATAGGAGCTACTTTAGTGGGATTAGGGGGAGCTATTTTGATGATTAATCCCAAAACAGAAGAAAATCAGCAAAATTTAACTAATAACCTCGAAGAAAATGATCATAGCTTTTTATCGTGGATTTATCCCCAAGAAATTGAACCCAAATTAAGAAAAACCTATTTAATTTTGATTGGTTTATTGCTGATTTGTTTCTTGATTGCCTTAATTATTCATTCTAGCAATAATTGGTTACAGGATTTTTCTTTAGATATCGCCTCAGAAATCATAGGAATTCTTTTAGTGATTTTTGCTGTAGATAGAGTGATAGATGCAGAAAGAGAGAAAAAGGATAAGAAAAAAGAAAGAGTTGCTATGCAACAAATAAAGCAACCAATTCTAGAACATTTTTCTGTTTTGATGGAAACTTTTAACAAAATTAAAACTGAGTGTAATAATTCTAATCTAGAGGATTTATCTAACATCTTTGACCGGTTAAATAATCAAGAATTATCGGATTTTTCTGGATCTCTCAAAAATCAAGATCATCTTTTATATTCAATTGAGAATGATAATATAGATTGGTTAGATTACTTATCTCAAGAATGTCGAACAACCCAAGAATCTCTGAATCGAACAGTAGAAAAATATTCCTTATTTTTACAACCTAGACTTTTACGAACTATTGAAGAATTTGTTAATTCCCCTTTTCTTCGCTTAATAGTCGATTATCAGGATAAATTAAAATCTGTAGATAAATTAGATAAATTTACACAGAATTATCAAGATTTGTTTGAAAATCCCGATTTTATCCTTTTACTCAAACAACATCTCATTAAATTCTTTAAATTAATTAAATTATTTAATAAAAATATTGACTAG
- a CDS encoding YqaE/Pmp3 family membrane protein has translation MDIIRIICAIFLPPLGVFLQVGIGPDFWINILLTLLGYIPGIVHAIWVIARK, from the coding sequence ATGGATATTATTCGTATTATTTGTGCGATCTTCTTACCTCCCCTCGGAGTTTTTCTTCAAGTCGGGATAGGCCCTGATTTTTGGATCAATATTTTATTAACATTGCTAGGCTATATACCGGGTATTGTTCACGCCATCTGGGTTATCGCTAGAAAGTAA
- a CDS encoding glycosyltransferase family 4 protein, which translates to MYSQNKGKIALISVHGDPSIEIGKEEAGGQNVYVRQVGEALGRLGWQVDMFTRKIHPEQANIVEHTSNCRTIRLSAGPEKFIERDRLFDHLPEFVKSFLNFQGQTQTLYPLIHTNYWLSAWVGLELHKHHLFRQIHTYHSLGAVKYRSVTTIPLIANTRLSVEKTCLETADCIVATSPQEQEDMRSLVSSQGNITVIPCGTNVQHFASTERHSAREKLGFAPDAKVILYVGRFDPRKGIETLVRAVGRSEVRHPENLKLIIVGGSRPGHKDGRERDRIESIVKELGLEEITIFPGQISQSELPNYYAAADVCVIPSHYEPFGLVAIEAMASGIPVIASDVGGLKYTVVSQETGLLVEPKNEVAFADGINQILSDPSWAKTLGKAGQKRVLSYFSWDGVAEQLDQLYLSQLKQLHQDFFAVNVVS; encoded by the coding sequence ATGTATAGCCAAAATAAGGGTAAAATTGCTCTGATTTCGGTTCATGGCGACCCATCTATCGAAATAGGAAAAGAAGAAGCGGGAGGGCAAAATGTATATGTTAGACAGGTAGGAGAAGCGTTAGGAAGACTTGGCTGGCAAGTAGATATGTTTACTCGGAAAATTCATCCCGAACAAGCTAATATTGTCGAACATACTTCTAATTGTCGCACGATTCGCTTAAGCGCAGGGCCAGAAAAATTTATTGAGCGCGATCGTTTATTTGACCATTTACCCGAATTTGTCAAAAGTTTTTTAAATTTCCAAGGACAAACTCAAACGCTCTATCCTTTAATTCATACAAATTACTGGCTTTCTGCTTGGGTAGGTTTAGAACTCCATAAACATCATTTATTCAGACAGATTCATACTTATCATTCTTTAGGTGCAGTTAAATATAGATCAGTAACAACTATTCCTCTGATTGCCAATACCCGTTTATCTGTAGAAAAAACCTGTTTAGAAACAGCAGATTGTATTGTCGCTACTAGTCCCCAAGAACAAGAGGATATGCGATCGCTAGTGTCTTCTCAAGGCAATATTACCGTGATTCCTTGTGGGACAAACGTCCAACATTTTGCCAGCACAGAGCGTCACAGTGCTAGAGAAAAATTAGGGTTTGCTCCCGACGCTAAAGTTATTCTCTATGTGGGACGTTTTGATCCTCGTAAAGGGATAGAAACCTTAGTCAGAGCGGTTGGACGTTCCGAAGTTCGCCACCCTGAAAACTTAAAATTAATCATTGTTGGAGGCAGTCGCCCCGGACATAAAGACGGAAGGGAACGCGATCGCATAGAAAGCATTGTTAAAGAGTTGGGTTTAGAAGAAATCACGATTTTCCCCGGACAAATTTCTCAAAGCGAACTCCCTAATTACTACGCAGCGGCGGATGTTTGCGTTATTCCGAGTCACTATGAACCCTTTGGACTGGTGGCAATTGAAGCAATGGCAAGCGGAATTCCCGTCATAGCGAGTGATGTGGGAGGTTTAAAATATACCGTTGTTTCCCAAGAAACCGGATTATTAGTAGAGCCAAAAAATGAGGTCGCTTTTGCTGATGGAATTAATCAAATTCTATCCGATCCTTCATGGGCTAAAACTTTAGGTAAAGCCGGACAAAAAAGAGTTTTATCTTATTTTAGTTGGGATGGAGTAGCCGAACAATTAGACCAATTGTATCTGTCTCAATTGAAACAATTACATCAAGATTTTTTTGCCGTCAATGTTGTTAGTTAA
- a CDS encoding cation-translocating P-type ATPase, producing the protein MTNENLPDTTEISAYSSEKILDTYSVNPEQGLTPSEVDRRRQKYGENRLQETKGRSLKQIFIEQFKSPIIGLLALAAVLSFAFQEWVEAIAIIIAIILNAAIGFFTEVKATRAMEALQQLSRTKTTVRRDAKPQEISAEELVPGDIVLLNGGDLIPADLRVIEASKLQVDESPLTGESVPVTKTTEPIEGDLPLAERKNMVFKGTAITSGTGEGVVAAIGMNTELGHISQLTASAEEEVTPLEKRLDRLGQNLIWITLVIATLIVVGGLLAGKDLYLMVETAIALSVAAVPEGLPIVATVALARGMWRMAKRNAIINRLSAVETLGATSIICTDKTGTLTENRMTVSEILVDTGKVEVSGQGLSLSGEFSREDHSIDVSEDKVLRSILEAGILCNNAHLPDEETDSSIGDPMEVALLVAGAKAGLKREELLNKQPEAKEVAFDSETNMMATYHNIESGYRVAVKGAPESVLPICTQKLTPQGVEKISDRDRKRWEQEYTQMAEQGLRLLALAQKTVNQEEAEPYEDLTFLGVVGLLDPPREDVKEAIKACHQAGIRVIMLTGDLPITARRIGVAVGLVQENEVEPQLGKVLKPLEDLSEQEQLNLQQVSIFARVSPEQKLNLIALHQSHNAIVAMTGDGVNDAPALKKADIGVAMGQRGTEVAKEAADMVLQDDAFASIIAAIEQGRAIFENIRKFTFYLLSGNTGEIIAVAVASALNAPLPLLPLQILFLNAVNDVFPALALGVGEGSPKRMEHPPRDSKEEILTRRHWWAIVIYGVIIGATILGIFALCLQVFKMEVEKAVTISFLTLAFGRLWHVFNMRNNDSPLFRNEVTQNPYIWGALVLCSILLLIGVYVPPIAQVLVLVHPGLEGWGLILGASLIPLIIGQIWKTFLGKRKRQFI; encoded by the coding sequence ATGACTAATGAAAATTTACCCGATACAACAGAGATAAGTGCTTATTCATCAGAAAAAATTCTTGATACCTATTCAGTCAACCCAGAACAAGGATTAACCCCGTCAGAAGTTGACAGGAGAAGACAAAAATATGGAGAAAATCGACTCCAAGAAACTAAAGGCCGTAGCCTTAAACAAATTTTTATCGAACAGTTTAAAAGTCCTATTATTGGATTATTAGCCCTTGCTGCGGTATTATCTTTTGCCTTTCAAGAATGGGTAGAAGCAATTGCTATTATTATCGCTATTATTCTCAATGCGGCGATCGGATTTTTTACCGAAGTCAAAGCAACGCGAGCAATGGAAGCTTTGCAACAACTCAGTCGCACTAAAACCACCGTTAGACGAGACGCTAAACCCCAAGAAATTTCCGCAGAAGAATTAGTTCCTGGGGATATTGTGCTATTAAATGGAGGGGATTTAATCCCGGCAGATTTGCGCGTTATAGAAGCGTCTAAATTACAAGTTGATGAATCTCCTTTAACGGGTGAATCTGTTCCTGTTACCAAAACCACCGAACCCATCGAGGGAGATTTACCCTTGGCGGAACGGAAAAATATGGTATTCAAAGGGACGGCCATCACCAGTGGGACAGGAGAGGGGGTGGTTGCCGCCATTGGCATGAATACAGAATTAGGTCATATTTCTCAACTCACCGCCTCAGCAGAAGAAGAAGTTACTCCCCTTGAAAAACGATTAGATCGATTAGGACAAAACTTAATTTGGATTACTTTAGTTATTGCCACCTTAATTGTAGTTGGGGGACTCTTAGCGGGGAAAGATCTCTATCTAATGGTAGAAACGGCGATCGCTTTATCGGTAGCTGCCGTTCCTGAAGGACTGCCGATCGTAGCAACCGTAGCCCTAGCCAGAGGAATGTGGCGCATGGCCAAACGTAACGCCATTATTAACCGTCTGTCTGCGGTAGAAACTCTAGGCGCAACCAGTATTATTTGCACCGATAAAACGGGGACTTTAACCGAAAACCGCATGACAGTAAGTGAAATTCTTGTCGATACGGGCAAGGTTGAGGTGAGTGGACAAGGGTTATCTTTATCGGGGGAATTTAGCCGAGAGGATCACTCGATCGATGTCTCAGAGGATAAGGTCTTGCGGTCTATTTTAGAAGCGGGAATTTTATGTAATAATGCTCATTTACCCGACGAAGAAACTGACAGCAGTATTGGTGATCCGATGGAAGTCGCCCTATTAGTCGCGGGAGCAAAAGCCGGACTCAAACGGGAAGAGTTACTTAACAAACAACCTGAAGCAAAAGAAGTGGCTTTTGATTCGGAAACTAACATGATGGCGACTTATCATAATATTGAGTCTGGTTATCGAGTCGCGGTAAAAGGCGCTCCGGAGTCCGTTCTTCCCATCTGTACGCAAAAACTGACCCCCCAAGGGGTTGAAAAAATTAGCGATCGAGATCGCAAAAGATGGGAACAAGAATACACCCAAATGGCAGAACAAGGGTTACGTCTGTTAGCCTTGGCACAAAAAACCGTGAATCAAGAAGAGGCTGAACCCTACGAAGACTTAACCTTTTTGGGAGTGGTAGGACTGCTAGATCCCCCCAGAGAGGACGTAAAAGAGGCGATTAAAGCCTGTCATCAAGCCGGTATCCGGGTGATCATGCTCACGGGAGATTTACCTATAACTGCCCGTAGAATAGGGGTTGCGGTGGGATTAGTCCAAGAAAACGAAGTAGAACCTCAATTAGGGAAAGTTTTAAAGCCTTTAGAAGACCTTTCTGAGCAAGAACAACTGAACTTACAACAGGTTTCTATTTTTGCACGGGTGAGTCCTGAACAAAAATTAAATTTAATTGCCCTCCATCAAAGCCATAATGCGATCGTTGCGATGACTGGGGACGGGGTTAATGATGCTCCGGCCTTGAAAAAAGCCGATATTGGGGTAGCGATGGGACAACGGGGAACAGAAGTGGCCAAAGAAGCGGCGGATATGGTGCTACAAGATGACGCTTTTGCAAGTATTATTGCAGCCATTGAACAGGGGCGGGCAATCTTTGAAAATATTCGGAAATTTACCTTTTATTTATTATCCGGAAATACCGGAGAAATTATTGCGGTAGCGGTAGCGTCTGCCCTCAATGCGCCTTTACCTCTATTACCCTTACAAATTCTCTTTTTAAATGCGGTTAATGATGTGTTTCCGGCTTTAGCGTTAGGAGTCGGGGAAGGCAGTCCTAAACGGATGGAACATCCCCCCAGAGATAGCAAAGAAGAAATCCTTACCCGTCGTCATTGGTGGGCGATCGTAATTTATGGGGTCATTATTGGCGCGACCATTTTAGGAATCTTTGCCCTATGCCTACAAGTGTTTAAAATGGAAGTTGAAAAAGCGGTGACAATTTCTTTTTTAACTCTGGCATTTGGACGACTGTGGCACGTTTTTAATATGCGGAATAATGACTCTCCTCTATTCCGAAATGAAGTCACCCAAAATCCCTATATATGGGGAGCATTAGTTTTATGTTCTATCTTATTATTAATAGGGGTGTATGTTCCTCCTATTGCCCAAGTCTTAGTGTTAGTGCATCCTGGGTTAGAGGGATGGGGATTAATTTTAGGAGCGAGTTTAATTCCTTTAATTATCGGTCAAATCTGGAAAACATTTTTAGGTAAACGTAAACGACAATTTATTTAA
- a CDS encoding ABC1 kinase family protein translates to MLSLTQNTSRQREILEVVFRNGWDYMRSVLTGTSADEPQLPPPEVLRKILVELGPVYVKLGQLLSTRPDLLPKSYIEALSDLQANVPPVQWIEIVSLLEQELPQPPKEIFRAIDQESVAAGSIAQVHWATLKNGEKVAVKIQRPGIDVIVDQDISVIKNIAELVALTDFGKDFDIVALAEEFTNAIRVELNFTTEAYYTEQLRQNLSKSRWFDPDRVVIPKVYWDLTTPKILVLEWLDGVPLLKSKLAKTESSHKYQKQRREITTLLFRAFFQQIYIDGFFHADPHPGNIFYLRDGRVALLDCGMVGRLDPRTQQILTEMLLAIVDIDAQRCTQLTLELSESGQPPSLARFQNDYDQMLRKYYNLSIAQINFSEVFYETLQIARNNRIRLPRNMGLYSKTLANLEGVSRSFDPEVNLLDEIKPLMTDLFRRQLFGDNPVETFLRTALDIKSLSLRSPRQFEQFLDRLTSETLKWNVNLKELDGLRRSLDDSANRVAFSIVVGALIMGAANISSGSQTAQLSLISNILFATASLLGLWLIISILRSGHLK, encoded by the coding sequence ATGTTATCTTTAACTCAAAATACCTCTCGACAACGGGAAATCCTAGAAGTTGTTTTTCGCAATGGTTGGGATTATATGCGAAGTGTACTGACTGGCACATCTGCTGATGAACCCCAACTTCCTCCCCCAGAGGTGCTGCGTAAAATCTTAGTCGAACTTGGGCCAGTTTATGTTAAATTGGGTCAATTGCTTTCAACTCGTCCCGATCTTCTGCCTAAATCTTATATTGAGGCTTTATCGGATTTACAGGCTAATGTTCCTCCGGTTCAATGGATTGAAATAGTCTCACTTTTAGAACAAGAATTACCTCAACCTCCTAAAGAAATATTTAGGGCAATCGATCAAGAATCTGTGGCGGCTGGCTCAATTGCACAGGTTCATTGGGCTACCTTAAAAAATGGAGAAAAAGTAGCAGTTAAAATCCAACGTCCGGGTATTGATGTCATTGTCGATCAAGATATTTCTGTCATTAAAAATATTGCTGAATTAGTGGCTTTAACTGACTTTGGCAAAGATTTTGATATTGTTGCTTTAGCTGAGGAATTTACTAATGCGATTAGAGTTGAATTAAACTTTACTACCGAAGCCTATTATACTGAACAACTCCGACAAAATCTTTCTAAAAGTCGTTGGTTTGATCCCGATCGGGTTGTCATTCCTAAAGTTTATTGGGACTTAACGACTCCTAAAATTTTAGTCTTAGAATGGCTGGATGGTGTCCCTTTATTAAAATCAAAACTCGCCAAAACTGAGTCTAGTCATAAATATCAAAAACAACGACGAGAGATTACTACTCTACTATTTCGGGCATTTTTTCAGCAAATCTATATTGATGGTTTTTTCCATGCCGATCCTCATCCAGGTAATATATTTTACCTTAGAGATGGTCGAGTAGCTCTCCTAGATTGTGGGATGGTCGGACGTTTAGATCCTCGCACTCAACAAATTTTAACAGAAATGTTGCTGGCGATCGTTGATATTGATGCTCAACGTTGTACCCAATTAACGTTAGAATTATCCGAGTCTGGGCAACCTCCTAGTTTAGCTCGATTTCAAAATGATTATGACCAAATGCTTAGGAAATATTATAACCTGAGTATTGCTCAAATTAATTTTAGTGAAGTGTTTTACGAGACTCTACAAATTGCCCGGAATAATCGTATCCGCTTACCTAGAAATATGGGGCTATATTCAAAAACCTTAGCTAATTTAGAAGGGGTGAGTCGAAGTTTTGACCCAGAAGTCAATCTATTAGATGAAATTAAACCCTTAATGACCGATTTATTTCGTCGTCAATTATTTGGAGATAATCCGGTTGAAACTTTTTTAAGGACTGCCTTAGATATAAAAAGTCTTTCTTTGCGATCGCCGCGTCAATTTGAACAATTTTTAGACCGTTTGACTTCTGAAACCCTGAAATGGAATGTTAATCTAAAAGAGCTTGATGGGTTACGTCGTAGTTTAGATGATTCAGCAAATCGTGTTGCTTTTAGTATTGTGGTTGGCGCTTTAATTATGGGAGCGGCTAATATTTCTAGTGGTTCTCAAACGGCTCAATTATCTCTCATTAGTAATATTTTATTTGCTACAGCTAGTTTATTAGGATTGTGGCTCATTATTAGTATTCTCCGTTCAGGACATTTGAAATAA
- the psb35 gene encoding photosystem II assembly protein Psb35, producing the protein MINLLFAVSDVTTSPANAPHFPYSATIALIAGFIAAATIGSIAWYNSKRPPGWEDKERPDVVPKVDKSDFIPKADR; encoded by the coding sequence ATGATAAATCTTTTATTTGCGGTATCTGATGTTACCACCAGTCCAGCAAATGCACCTCACTTTCCTTATTCTGCAACTATAGCATTAATTGCTGGTTTTATTGCTGCTGCTACTATTGGATCTATTGCTTGGTACAATTCAAAACGCCCACCCGGATGGGAAGATAAAGAACGTCCTGATGTTGTGCCTAAAGTTGATAAATCTGACTTTATTCCTAAAGCTGATCGGTAA